GCGCTGACGACGAGAACGGCGCCGACGACGAGAACGGCGCCGACGACGAAGACGACGAGCTCGTCGACGACGACGAGTAACTCGGTCGCCCCGCGCTACAAAGTTCCATTTTTGCCGCGTCGGTACCGACGGAGTCGTACCTCCTCGAGCGACCGTGTCGCCGGTTTCACCTGGCTTTCGACACCGTGCTGTCGGTGTCGGCCACTCACCCGAACAGGTGGACGGCGTCTGCCGACCGATCGGATCCGGTGACGAAAGCGACCGGTTTGATCTTCGAAAATTCGTTTCGTAGTACTGACTATCATACCCGCCTGGTATCGTGACGGGTGCTAGCGCCCCTCTGTGGATTCGGTACGCAGAGGCTCTCTACACCAGGATATCAAAATTCAAGTCCCTCGGGAACCTCCCGTGATAAAATGACTTCACAGCGAGATATCTTTCTCTTCGTTGCGCTCGCGGTCGCCTGGGGGACCGCGTTCGGCGCGGTCGAGGTCGGCCTCGAGACGCTCCCGCCGATTCTCTTCGCCGCGCTCCGACTCGACGGTGCGACCCTCCTGTTTATCGCGGCCATCGCCGCGCTCGGCCACGAGTGGCGACCCCGAACCAGGGCGGACTGGACGACGATCGCGATCGCCGGCGGTCTCATCGTCGGCGGCCACTACGGGCTGATGTTTCTCGGACAAACGTACGTCTCGAGCGCCGTCGCTGCGATCGTCCTCAGCCTGACGCCGATCGTGACCCCGCCGCTCGCGCTGGCGCTGTTGCCCCGGGAGCGGCTCCGCGCTCCGGCCGTCGTCGGCCTCGGGCTCGGGCTGGCCGGCGTCGTTTCGATCGCGCTGTCGGGGGGCTCCCTCGACGGCCAGATCGTCGGCGTCGGCCTGCTGCTTGGCTCGTCGCTGGTGTTCGCGATCGGCTCGGTGCTGACCGAGCGAACTCGCAGTACCCTGTCGCTGTTACCCCTCCAGACGTGGGCGATGGGTGTCGGCGCCCTCATGCTGCACGCGCTGAGCGTCGTCCACCCCGCAGAGAGCGCCGCCGGACTCGGTGCCGCGCTGACGACAGAAACGACCGCGGCGCTCGCGTATCTGGCGGTCGTCTCCACCGCGGGCGGCTTCCTGGCGTACTTCGTGTTGCTCGAGCGCGTCGGAGCCAGCGAACTCAGCCTCGTCAACTACGCCTCGCCCGTCGTCGCCGCGGTCGTCGGCTGGGCGCTGCTCGGCGAGACGATCACGCTCGCGACGATCGGCGGGTTCGCGCTGATCATCGTCGGCTTCGCGCTGTGTAAGATCGACGCGCTCTGGAAGCTCGGCGCGCCGATCGTCGGCTACGGACCGACCAGACCTGCCGCAGGCGCGGCCAGGGCCGACGACGTCGTCGTGGACGGCAATGTCTACGTCGCCGGTACCGACGGCTACGGCAGCCCGGTGCAGTCGGCGGACTGACGGCGCCTCTCGAGAGCCACAAGACGTATCCCCGAGAGCGAACGATCGAGCCGCGTGACCAGTAGCGTCCTCCCCGCCGCTGCGAACATCGATCTCGGGACCGCCGCGCTTCTCGCCGTATTCGGGCTGGGAGCGTTGGCCCTCCTCCTCGCCCGAATCGATCACGCCCTCGAGACGTTCGGCGGCGAGGACGTAGCGGTGTCGAAAACCAACTGTCCGGCCTGTGGCGCCCGCATCGCGGCCGAGGCCGACCGATGTCCGTACTGCGAACGCTCGTTCGACGACGAGGAGGGTGACGAGGACGGCCCACCGGACTACGGCTGGGTCGAGACGTAGCGGTGTCGGTTCGGCCGCTTCGCGACCGTCCGGGAGTCGCTGTGGCATTCACAAGTACCATACCGTCGCGCGACGCAGTGGCTCGTAACGTGACCGAGAAACGCGAGTATACGGGTGACTACCCCGACAAGACGCTGTACATCCCGGGACCGACCGAGGTCCGCGAGGACGTCATCGAGGCGATGTGCGAACCGATGTTCGGCCACCGGATGGATCGGATGACCGACCTCTATACCACGATCGTCGAGGACACGAAGGCGTTCCTCGGCACCGACAACGACGTGATCGTCCTCACGGGGTCGGGGACCGAGTTCATGGAGAGTTCGATCCTCAACCTCGTCGACGACGACGTCCTCGTGACGACCTGTGGCAGCTTCAGCGAGCGCCAGGTCAACGTCGCCGAGCGGCTCGGAAAGAACGTCGATACCCTCGAGTACGAGTGGGGGCAGGCGGTCAAACCCGAGGACGTCCGGGCGACCCTCGAACAGGCCGACACCGACTACGACGCCGTCACTTGCGTCATGAACGAGTCCTCGACGGGCGTTCGGAACCCGATCGAGGAGATCGGCGACGTCCTCGCCGAGTATCCGGACACTTACTTCATCGTGGACGCGGTCTCCGCGCTGGGCGGCGATTACGTCGATATCGACGCCCACGGGATCGACGTCCTCTTCACCTCGGTCCAGAAGGCCTTCGCCATGCCGCCCGGCCTCGCCGTCTGCGTGGTTAGCGACAAGGCCTACCAGCGTGAACTCGAGTCCGAGTCGGCCTCCTGGTACGGGGGGTTCCAGCGCTCGCTGGACTACTACGACCGGAAGGGCCAGACCCACTCGACGCCCGCCATCCCGGTGATGCTCGCCTACCGCACGCAGATGAAACACATGCTCGAGGAGGGTCACGACGCCCGCGACGAGCGCCACCGCGAGATGGCCGAGTACACCCGCGAGTGGGCCCGCGACCACTTCGAGATGTTCCCCGAGGCGGGGTACGAGTCCCAGACGGTGAGCTGTATCGAGAACACACAGGGGATCGACGTCGCCGAAACCATCGACGCCGTCAGCGAGGAGTACGATATGGTGTTCTCGAACGGCTACGGCTCGCAGCTGGGCGAGCAGACGTTCCGCATCGGCCACATGGGCGAACACGACCGCGAGTCGATCGAGGCGCTGACCGACGCCATCGAGGACGTCGCCGGGCTCTAAGCGGCCGTCCTCGCCGCGAAGTCGACTCCCCTCTGTCCCGCGTTCAGCCACACCGAGTGGCGACGCCGGAGACAGCGCCGGCACCGGTCTCGTGGACCGTCACGCGGGAACTGTCACGATCGTTCTGGATATAGATATCATGATGCCGAGATATAGAGAGCTACTCCCATGGTACCAGTTACGTGGTCAGAGAAGTCTTCTTCACCCATTTTGATTGGATGTGTCGTGGTAACTTGTGCCCAAAAGTACCAAAAGGATGAAAGGTTATATGCGTCGAGCGTGTACTTCGATCCGAAACAACCAATGACGCGACACCCGGATCTCCAGCGACCCGAATCGACTCGAAAACGACACGCCGACTCCGGTTCGATCGGCGGCGCGCTCGCGTTCGTCCTCGCGGCGATGGGACTGCTCGTCGCGCTCAGCTACCCGCTGGTCGTCGCTGCCGTCGTCGGCACCGTCGCGGCCGCGGCGCTTGTCTTCCGGCTCGGCGCGCCGGCGCTGGCCCGCGAGCTCCACGGCCGGATGACCGAACTCGAGGTCCCCGGCGTCGGAACCGTCCGAATCAGCGTCGACGTTCGATAACGCTCGTTTTTGCGAACTCCTGTGACTGCCGGACACGCCGATCGCTCGCGAGCCGTTGCTGTCGCTAAAGACTCGATCGGTCGTGGACAAAGCGCGGAGAATCGACGTTACTGAATGTGGCCTTCGCGACGGAGCTGATCGGCGTCGCTTTTCTCGTAGCGCCAGGTGATGTCGGCCTTCTCGTCCTGCCAGTCCCAGGGCTCGACGAGGACGACGTCGTCCTCGCGGATCCAGATGCGCTTTTGCATCTTTCCGGGGATTCGCGCGGTGCGTTCGGTCCCGTCGGCACACTGTACCTTGACGCGGTTCGCCCCGAGCATGTTGGTGACGGTCGCGAACACCTCATCGTCGTCGGGCATCCGGAGATTGTTCCGACCGCCATCACCGTCGTCGCTCATACCGCAGGCTTCGGGTTCGATCGGTTTAATCCTTTATCGATTTCGTCGATCGGACCGCCACTGGCTGTCGATCTGGGGCCGTGACGAACCACGTCGCTTATCCCCCTGCTCTGGTCACTCACCCGTATGCTGAGGCATCTCGGGCCGCTCGGAATCGCCGGTATCGCGCTCTTGCTGGTCGGACTCGTCGTTATCGCCTACGAGAGTCTCCTGGTCGCCGCCGGACTGGCGCTCGTCCTACTGGGTCTCGGGCTGGCCGTAAAGGCGCTGGTCTCGAGCGTGTTCAGACAGTTCGGCATGATGTAGCCGTCGGCTCGCCACCAGTTCTCAGACTTCGTTGTCTCCGGCTCGGTGTTCGCTGATGAGCTGATCGACCATCTCTGCCTTCCGATCGCGGGTGCGTTTCTCGGCGCGGTCGCGCCAGTCGTCGATCGCCGCCTCGACGTCGTCCTCGCGGGCGACGGCGAGTTCGTCGACCTCCTGCATCGCGACGTCGCCGGCCGGCCCGACCGGGATCTCGCTGTCGAAGAGGATCTCGTCGGCGATATCCGACAGCCCGCCCTCCTTCAGCACGATCCGGGGTTCGAACCCCGCGAGCAGCTCCGCGGTCGAACGGCCTGCACCGCTGGCGTCGCGGAGGTAGACGACGTCGCCGGCCGCGATCCCGTACTGTTCGTCGGCCTCGCGGATCGCCCCCTTCGTGAACTTCTCGATCACCTTGACGGGAACGAGCCCCTCCTTCTCGGCGGAGACGTCGCTGAAGTTCGAGTGGTCGAGCTTCCAGAGAGCCTTCATCCGCTCGACTTTCCCCTCGAGTGTCTCGACCTCCTCGCGGGCCTCGTCGCGCTCGCGCTCGAGGCGGTCGGCCTTCCGCTCGAGTCTGGAGACCTCCCGATCCTTGCGGACCTCCTTGCGCTCCTGGCGGCGAGCGCCGCTCAGGCTGTTCTCGAGTTCGTTGATACGCTCGTCTTTCTCCTCGAGACGATCCTCCAGCGTTCCGACGTGGGACTGGAGGCGTTCGACCTGTTTCTTCAGATCCTTGATCCGTCGTTCCTCCTCGGTTAGCTCCCGAGGCTCGTGCTCGGTCGACTCCTCCTCGTCGCCGTCGTCTTCGGTCAGGTCGGTAAGGACGGCCTCGACGCTCTCCTCGCCGGCGACGACCCGGGCGATGACCTCGCCGCGGTCGATCCCCGGCGGAATCTTCTCGGCGATGCGCTCGAACTGACTCTCGTGGTCGTCGGCGGCGTACAGCGCTGCGGCCATCGCGTCCCGCTGGTGGTCGTCGTCGTAGGAGTTGTCGCGGGTCCGGTGTTGTTTCTCGTCGACCGGAAGATCGCTGTCGGGGATCCAGCCCGCGGCGTCGAAGCTGCGGCGGAACTTCTCGACGGTTTCGGGCATCGGCGTCACGTCCGCGGCGACGACGATCGGTCGTCCTCGCTCGACGATCCACTCGACGACGTCCGCGGTGTCGCTCGTCCGGGAGCTCCAGACGTCTAACACCTCGCCCTCGAGGCCGACGATCGCGACCGCGGTCGTCGTCCCCGGATCGATGCCGACGACGACGTGATCCCGGCGCTTGGCCAGCGGTCGGAACTCGATCCCGTCGCGACGTTTCCGCTCGATCTCGACCCGGACGTCGCCCGAGCGGTTCCGCGAGACCGGAATGTCCTGCGGGCGGGCCTCGACCGTAAAGACGGCGTTGGCGAACCCCCCGTAGGCCTCCCGCACCTCGCGGTCGTACGCGAGGTTCGCGTCCTCGAGTTCGGACTCGACCTCGCGGGCCCGTTTCTTGACCGA
This genomic window from Natronococcus occultus SP4 contains:
- the eif1A gene encoding translation initiation factor eIF-1A, which translates into the protein MSDDGDGGRNNLRMPDDDEVFATVTNMLGANRVKVQCADGTERTARIPGKMQKRIWIREDDVVLVEPWDWQDEKADITWRYEKSDADQLRREGHIQ
- a CDS encoding DUF7470 family protein; protein product: MLRHLGPLGIAGIALLLVGLVVIAYESLLVAAGLALVLLGLGLAVKALVSSVFRQFGMM
- a CDS encoding DUF460 domain-containing protein, producing MSTRTSALDAVVFGVDVQSGDVRGDAPSYALTVYDGEDVDRDVVTHRKLRRLIDDEEPAIVATDNMYELAADKDQLIHFLGSLPAGTKLVQVTGAEQPEPLSRVAKRHGIPYGKQPMQEAEAAARLAAHSVGHEVSAFTDTTTVKVSRGRSTGSGGWSEDRYTRRIHGSVKKRAREVESELEDANLAYDREVREAYGGFANAVFTVEARPQDIPVSRNRSGDVRVEIERKRRDGIEFRPLAKRRDHVVVGIDPGTTTAVAIVGLEGEVLDVWSSRTSDTADVVEWIVERGRPIVVAADVTPMPETVEKFRRSFDAAGWIPDSDLPVDEKQHRTRDNSYDDDHQRDAMAAALYAADDHESQFERIAEKIPPGIDRGEVIARVVAGEESVEAVLTDLTEDDGDEEESTEHEPRELTEEERRIKDLKKQVERLQSHVGTLEDRLEEKDERINELENSLSGARRQERKEVRKDREVSRLERKADRLERERDEAREEVETLEGKVERMKALWKLDHSNFSDVSAEKEGLVPVKVIEKFTKGAIREADEQYGIAAGDVVYLRDASGAGRSTAELLAGFEPRIVLKEGGLSDIADEILFDSEIPVGPAGDVAMQEVDELAVAREDDVEAAIDDWRDRAEKRTRDRKAEMVDQLISEHRAGDNEV
- a CDS encoding DMT family transporter — translated: MTSQRDIFLFVALAVAWGTAFGAVEVGLETLPPILFAALRLDGATLLFIAAIAALGHEWRPRTRADWTTIAIAGGLIVGGHYGLMFLGQTYVSSAVAAIVLSLTPIVTPPLALALLPRERLRAPAVVGLGLGLAGVVSIALSGGSLDGQIVGVGLLLGSSLVFAIGSVLTERTRSTLSLLPLQTWAMGVGALMLHALSVVHPAESAAGLGAALTTETTAALAYLAVVSTAGGFLAYFVLLERVGASELSLVNYASPVVAAVVGWALLGETITLATIGGFALIIVGFALCKIDALWKLGAPIVGYGPTRPAAGAARADDVVVDGNVYVAGTDGYGSPVQSAD
- a CDS encoding pyridoxal-phosphate-dependent aminotransferase family protein — encoded protein: MTEKREYTGDYPDKTLYIPGPTEVREDVIEAMCEPMFGHRMDRMTDLYTTIVEDTKAFLGTDNDVIVLTGSGTEFMESSILNLVDDDVLVTTCGSFSERQVNVAERLGKNVDTLEYEWGQAVKPEDVRATLEQADTDYDAVTCVMNESSTGVRNPIEEIGDVLAEYPDTYFIVDAVSALGGDYVDIDAHGIDVLFTSVQKAFAMPPGLAVCVVSDKAYQRELESESASWYGGFQRSLDYYDRKGQTHSTPAIPVMLAYRTQMKHMLEEGHDARDERHREMAEYTREWARDHFEMFPEAGYESQTVSCIENTQGIDVAETIDAVSEEYDMVFSNGYGSQLGEQTFRIGHMGEHDRESIEALTDAIEDVAGL